The sequence TGATCATGTACGCGAAACCTATCGATTTTCCGACCTTCGAGACCGACTCGGTATATATCTTTCCGACCAGAGGGAAGGTGGCGCCGAAACAGAGTGTCGGTATGATCATGAATATGAAAAGAACCACTGCTTTCATAAAGCTCAGCATCCCGAACTGGTCCTTGAAGGTAAAGATCAGCTTTGCAAAAAGCATCTGGCTGTTTCCGAGCAGCTGGCTGACTGCCAGGACAAGCAGGGCGGCGATCACCTGGGTGAACAGCAGAAGCCAGATGACTTTTTTCACCCTGTCGGCAAAATGACCGAAGATCATGCTGCCCAGCGCGAGGCCGGTGATAAAAGTCACCAGTACGATCGTGAAAGAATAAGTCGTCGGGCCTACGATCAGGCCGAGCAGCCTCGTCCATATCACCTCGCACGCCATCGCGCAAAAACCTGAGACAGCGAAGATCAACAGGGCGCTCCCAGTTTCAAGGGAATCTCCGGGCTGGATATCGACTCTTTCCTCTTTCGTTCCCTCTACCTGCTCAGCCTCCCCTGGATCCTGATCTTCCCGCCCTCCGTTTCCAACAGAGATCTTCGCTTTATAACTGATCGACAGGCATGTCGCTCCGATCAGGAAGTTGATGAGAACGGCAAAGATGAGCGTGCCGGTCACGCCCCAGAGGTCTATCAGCCAGAATCCGGTCGCCAGCGAACCCGCGGCCGCTCCGATCGTGTTCAAACCGTACAGCCGCCCGGCGTGAGTGCCGAGATGTGAGAGCCTGGCGACATAGAACCTGCAGAGGATCGGCAAAGTCGCTCCCATGCAGAGGACGGGAATGAAAAGAATCACGGAACAACCGATGAAGGTGAGGATATTGTATATCGTAAAGTGGCCGTAGAGATTGTTATAAAGAGCTGCCTGGAGCGGCTCGAAGAGAGCGAGCAGCAGAGGGATCAGAAAAGCGTAGATACCAATCACCAGCTCAAGCATCCCGTATATCTTCACCAGGGCCAGAGTGTCCCTGATCCGGTCGATGAACCTGCCGGCAAGATAGCTCCCCAGGCCGAGGCCGCCCATGAAGATGGTAAGTATGATGCTTACGGCGAATGGCGCGCCGCCGATGACCCTCTCGATCATCCTGATCCAGAGCACTTCATAGATGATCCCGGCGACTCCTGAAAGGAAAAAACAGGAGAGGATAAGGTAAAATATCCTGTTCATCGTGCCTTCGTTGTAATTAAGTGAAGATTTCCTTTTATCCGAAGATTTTCGCATTTTAAATATCCTGGTTGAAGTCGAGCAGTCACCTGGAAGCAGGTGCCGAAATACTGTGTCCGGCGGGCCCACCCGCGACGCATAAGTTTATGTATCATACCCTATAAGCTTGCGGGGCGTCAAATTCTTTCGGGACGGGCAGTGGTGACCGGCGGGCTATGAAGAGTTGAAAAATATCTTGATTGTTAATAAATACCGCTGCTACTATTTGGTCCTTCGTGGACTAGGGGAAGATGATATGGACTTTTGCGGCTTTATATTTTCTATCTAGACAGCACCCGACCAGTCTGAAATAAGGCTGGTTTTTCAGAGAATGCCTGATTCTATCCCCATGCCTGCGATGCTGATATCGGCCTTACGGGATTTTCCGTAACGGACAGGGGGGGTGAAAAAATGTAGATCTCTCAAATCTCAAAGCGAAAACTCGCTGCATCAAGTTGTTTTTATTCAAAGGATTGGTACGCAGGATAATATTTTCTCATCATGGAAGAAGGAGAAATTTCATATGCGGAATAAGTCTAGTTTGATGATCCCTGTTATCACAATTATCATCCTGACCGGTTGGATAGTTCCCGCGGCCGCGGATTGGGGATCATGGACCTCCGGAGGGGAAGGCGTTTGTACTGAAGATGGATCTCAATTCAACGCCAGTATCGCTGAAGTCGGAAACGGGTGTTCGATCATCGCGTGGATTGATACCCGTGGAAGCAGTTATTCCATCTACGCTCAAAAAATCGACGCTGATGGAGACCCGCTCTGGCAGGAGGATGGGGTCATAATTGCAGATAATACCTATATATTCGGATCATTCATTTCCCACCAGGTCGTGCCTGATGGAAATGGCGGAGCGATTATAGTCTTCAACTGTTATAGCGGTATTGCCTTTTTATATGCTCAAAAGGTCGGAGCGGACGGGACGCTTCCCTGGGGCCCCGAGGGAGCAGTCATCATGTCCGGCAGCATGCTGTTCGGTTGTGAATCGCTCGACGCGATGCCGGATGGAGCAGGTGGCGCGATTATCGCCTATGGGTGGCATGAAAGAGTGTATAACGGTTCTACAGGATGGTATGATGATTATTATCGCGTTTCCGTTCAGAGACTCGATTCCAGCGGCAATCTGATCTGGTATCCGGATCCTGCAGGCATCTGTCTCGGAAGCAATTTTGAGGCGCCAGTATGCTACCCTCAAATCGTTTCCGATGAAAACGGCGGGTGCATAGCCGCCTGGATAGATGAAGACCATGACGTTAGAGCGGCCAGAGTCAACGCCGGAGGCTCTGTGCTGTGGAACAATCAGGTCAATATAGGAAACTACAACATTGTCGATGTCGATGACAATTCACCCCAACTGGTGGCGGACGGCTCGGGTGGCGCTATAATCAGCTGGGACCATAGCGTGACTTACGCTTATGACGATCATTGGTACAAGATCTATGCCCAGCACGTCAATTCGAGTGGAACAGCTCAATGGGTGGCGGACAAATGGATATCGACAGTCTATCCCGCTGACGCGGATCATCGCGTAGTCTCGGATGGCGACGGTGGCGCAATCTATGTTTTCGGCAGTAAAGACCCTGGTCCCTCACCGGAAACATATAAATGGCTCTGGGCACAACGAATCGACGGAGACGGCAACCAGCCATGGTCGGATACCGGCGTGATGATAGTTGATCCCATAATGGTCGGCAAGGAGTTCTCGGCTGCGACAGACGGCAACGGCGGCGTCATCACTACCTGGTGCGATGCTCGCCTCACAGGCAACTACAACATCTATGCCCAGCGGGTGGA is a genomic window of Candidatus Krumholzibacteriota bacterium containing:
- a CDS encoding T9SS type A sorting domain-containing protein gives rise to the protein MRNKSSLMIPVITIIILTGWIVPAAADWGSWTSGGEGVCTEDGSQFNASIAEVGNGCSIIAWIDTRGSSYSIYAQKIDADGDPLWQEDGVIIADNTYIFGSFISHQVVPDGNGGAIIVFNCYSGIAFLYAQKVGADGTLPWGPEGAVIMSGSMLFGCESLDAMPDGAGGAIIAYGWHERVYNGSTGWYDDYYRVSVQRLDSSGNLIWYPDPAGICLGSNFEAPVCYPQIVSDENGGCIAAWIDEDHDVRAARVNAGGSVLWNNQVNIGNYNIVDVDDNSPQLVADGSGGAIISWDHSVTYAYDDHWYKIYAQHVNSSGTAQWVADKWISTVYPADADHRVVSDGDGGAIYVFGSKDPGPSPETYKWLWAQRIDGDGNQPWSDTGVMIVDPIMVGKEFSAATDGNGGVITTWCDARLTGNYNIYAQRVDADGVKKWSASGLPVCTVSNRQGHPAMIYHGNDGTIIAWTDLRDDSGDIYAQQVDNCYLEITNVEVNTTFDSPSYTWDAEITFETNLPATSVVAYDPDMDCYPACSYSQQQAGVEETEYTVVLTGLAAANEYCYKITVESEDDPMDCPVDVTGSFALNNNYSNIYSNGASFNAETCKIHVYWYTKFPSKQNKVYYRRDGAIPWQQVAAYQDDCDEDRFYLAKFPVSASTDYEYKISTVIDNVTYQTGVFEIRSGRCSGTLPDPLRVSSVEEQKPYLRAWPNPFNPSTLISFNLPEAAEIEINIYSVNGRHVKTLVSGHYARKVHQVTWNGTNDYGESVSSGIYFARMIIAGKDLFNTKLLLLK